The DNA sequence CCCGGGTTGAAGTAAACGGGCGCGTGCGCGCCTCCGCCACGAAAACCAGCTGTCACAGAACGTAAACAAAGCGGGCTGTCCCTGTAAACAACCGCGTATCGTGTAACAACCGCGCGGAAAATGCATAAAACCGAGTGTGGTTGAAACTAATTGACGCGTTCACAACGTATTCTCTGTGGTGTCAACCTAATTAATTAccctgctcgaaaatgtccCACTATGGGTGGCACCCACGCTGGCAGCGCATCAACCCGGACCGACAACAACACGAACCAAATGAACTGGGCGGCACGGACTCTTTTGCCGCCGAAGAAAGGAAGAGATGGGAATAGTAAGTTGCGCGTAATCTGCGCCACTGGTGTCGCCAGTCGCCTTAATCGCTATCGTAATCGTTCCCCTTTCTGCAGGCGGAGTTCAGCGGCCGGCGGCTTTCCTCGTCCGAACCGTACATCACCTCCTCGTCTGAGTCGTTGATCATCGAGAACGTTGGATTATCCTTCGCAATGATCGGTTCTGCAAGGGCACCATGTggaagagagagcgagagaggcgTGTTAGTTAGGGGGTGAGCAAAGAGCCGACAAGCTTACCGTGCACGGCCGGACCGCTCGGCGAGTAGACGTAGGCCATCGCGTACAGATAGAAGTTCAGCAAACCGTAGAAGCACATAAACTGGGCCGAGCTTTTGTAGCTCGTGTACAGCTGCGCGATAAAGTTGTCCTCGAGCGTGTCGAAGCCGAAGTGTTGCATCGTGACGATCAGCGAAATTGACAGCACGATCAGCATCAGCAGGGTGAGGATTTTTAGTCGCATATCTGCATTTGAAACCCCAAAATGAACGCGGTGAACAGTTTTGACAACGCAGGATGAACTCCCTTCCCCCCTCCTTACCAAAATATGGCATCGATCGGAGCTCGGAGTACGCCTTCAGCATCAGCAGTCCAAGATAGAGTAAGTACATGGCGCCCGCAATCGATACGAACACCTTCAAACCCTGCAATGCGGCCAACGCGAGAAGAAACaatatttgaaagcaaaattagtatcgttttttttctctcctttgcTTTAAAGTCGGTTTTCCGCTCCCGTCGACGTACGTTGTAGTTTTCCGAGTCCTCGAAATGGCTGTACGTTGGGTCGTTCAGCTCGTCGCACTTCTCCCAGATGCCGAGCACCACGGCGCACAGCCAGATCGGCAGCACGACGATCAGCTTCGGCAGGTAGAAGGTAAGCAGCTTGCGCTCGTTCTGCCGCAGCCCGTGGTACACGCACAGCCAGAACATGAGAATGCCGCAGAGGAAGGTGGTCTGGAGCAGGGCGTCGATCATGCCCGGCAGCCAGCTGTTCGCGATGAAGATGAGCGGAAAGAGCGGATCTGTAACGGGGAAGGGAGTTTGAATGTAAATGATAGCATCGCCCTCATCTGTTGATGCTTTTCAGTGGTTCATTTCAATAGCAAGCATGACAGTGCTACTACTGCTAGTACGTCCAGTTTCTTTTTAGCTACTTTTAAAGCATGTAAAACATGCTATCAGGCTACTAAAAGTGCAACcaatgctgcaaaatgtcactgtcaatggcACAAtactgactgaaacaaaaaccttgtcagcgtcacgtactcaattgtgattaTCAGAGGTGATGCTCAACAAGTTCGTGTGTTCAATACATTATTTGTGACATTTTAGCAACcaacgcttggtcagtcactaagccatgattttttttactttgatcagttttgcaaaatgtaactgacatagtcatgattAATtccgactgaaacaaaatcatgtcagcgtcacgagctctgcTGTGATGATCATAGGTgagaccatcacatgcttggtgacaatttgtgcaaccaactcttgcaAATTCAATTGGTCACGACActttctgtcggtgatcatcacgatagtcatGGGGCCATATATGGgatgcgtgcgagtggttctaagaaacaaaatgagcatggttTCTCGCTCTGATTGACCCGACAGTCCATCAATCCAGACAGGCCGAGAAAGCAAGCTCATTTTGCTGTTCGGGACCACACGTCAAGTATATTTTAAGCTCGTGATTATCATTGGGAGAAAATGTCATGatcaagtgagtgaccaagagaTAAGTGCTataaaaaatgtcaccaagcatgtgattggttCACCagctgtttgagtctcaccacTGATCATCACAGTTATGTACGTGTGATGATTTGATCTTCGTTTCAGGAATGAGAGTTGATGATTGAAGCAGTGGCATCTGACAGAATTGTTCACAGCCAAAAAAAgttcatgattatgcttgcgccggcattgtcaatcagagtatcgcgttgaaCATAAGTATTCTCATTTAGCGCTCGGCATGccatgacgcactttcattgagtatcagcaatgaatATCAAGCTACCACATCAAGCTCATGGACATGACATTTTACAGCACTGAGTACAACAAAGGTTACCCGAAGCACTAATCGACATAATCGAGACGAAAAAAGTTGTACGTACTGttaaacagcagcagcagcggcaacagtATCGAGAGCCACTTCTGCTCGATCGACCAGTCGCCCATCGGGTACTTCCGCAGCGTGTGAGCAAACCAGCACGTGATGATGAACGTGAACAGCACGAAGATGAACCGGAACCAGATCTCGATCTGCGTGAACGCGGGATTGTACGACTTGAAGTAGAACTGCACGGTCCGGATGTTGTACCGCTGGTGGAACGCCTCCAGCCCGTAGAACTGCACCGTCACGATGTAGTGCGCGTAGTCGAGGAAGCCGATGTGCAGCACGGTAAACTCGTCGCACTCCTCGTAGCTGCAGGACAGGTGGCGGGTGCGGTTCCGCACGTCCGTGCCGCCATTGTGCGCGCCGCCGTACACCGGCATCGGCTTGTGGTCGACCGTCAGCCCCTCGATCTGCACGCTCAGGTGGAACTTTTTGTCCACCATCTCGTCGTCCGTGTTGTCGGTCGTCAGCTTGGCAATGATCCACAGCTGCTGCGAGTAGGTGGTCAGCAGCGGGGTGCGCATCACGAACGGGCCGCGGGCCAGGTAGGCGCCCGGTGCCCCATCGccggccgccgccaccgtgCCGTTCGGCTGCAGCGAGCCGCCGCTCACCTTGCTCATCACCGTGATGGGCGGGCCGGCCAGCCCGATAAAGATGCCGAGCCCGAAGCAGGCGAAGAAGGCCAGGAAGACGGTCGCGAACTCGCGCTTGTTCATCGAGTACAGCCGCATGTGAACGGACCGCTCGCACCGGTCGTGGTGGTACGCCGGAGCGATGTATTTGTTGAACTCGCTGAACAGATCGCTGAACTGGGCGAGACTCTGGCGCAACCGGAGGCACATCCCGGCGGGCGTGACGTACGAGTAGCCCAGCTTGGACGCATCCTCCGGCGGTTTGGACGCGCTGGAGGCAGCCATCGTACCGACCTGCCTATTGttcggttggtggtggtggtggttgctgcGGTTGATTGGGTTTGAGCCCGGTGGTGCCCGATTCCGATGCCGTCTGGCGCACTTTGGTGCAGCTACTGCGGGCAGCGCAAGGTACGAGCGACACCGTACCGTGTTGACATATGTTAAATATGTTGATGTTGAGCCGTGCCAGCCCGCACTGCTGCCTCGGCTCGCACTCGGCTctcaaaaaagatgttttgcGCCTCCTCACACGTTTGCCATCGGTCGAGGCTATGCAAACAGTGCCGTTTTTCGAGTTTTGCGCGTGTTACACTTCACTTCACGTTGCAATGTTGTACCTTTTTCGTGGACTAATGATTTTCGACGTCGCAATTAGTTCACATTATCTGCCTAGAAAGGGAGagggtgcacacacacacacacacatacagatgcACACGCGGGATGAGAGCCACTGTTTTGTGTTGCACTGTGTGTCCTCTGTCCGTGCGAAACCCCGTGGTCGCTTCGGATACTGCCAACACGGAGCATGCGCATACCCTGCAGAGCCCACAGAAGAGGGAAAAAATCGAGGAACGCTTGCATGCGTGTGACAAGCGAAAATGTAAACTTGCTGTAACACTGTTGTTGTGGAATTGTATATTTATGTACGTTACATGGTATGCGGTTGGTGATCAAGAAGCAGTGGATTATTTCACATGTAAATTTATATGAAAAACAGCTTGTAAGTctactattattttttatgaatgaaacaaaatgtacaacacacagacagacgACACACTGCAGTGGCATTTATTTATCGATTTAGTGTTTGAATTGATCGTTTTCGAGCAGTCAGTGCAAACTTTAGTATCTCAAAGCACAAGCGGGCGAACAGTGAAAGCTTGCAGTAGACTGCTCGAATACAGTTTTTAAATTGAAGCTTTCGCCTTCTTACTGCtgaagctttaaaaaaaaactagaagaaaaattgtaaaagaATGTGAAATAATAGatgatatttctttttttttgtataatgtATAGCGCAACagtcaagaaaaaaaaagcttttggTATCTGCATTTATGAATTCTGGTATCTGGTATCTGTCTATGAATTATAGGATACATAGACACAGgggttgaaattgaaatgcaaTCTAACAATACAATAATCAAAACTGGCAAAAATGTGGCTGAATTGAAAACAATCAACATAGGCTAAAATAATGATGTAAAAAGGTAAAACTGGAAGCTATTCTGCAAAATTGTTGAAGAGCTTGAAATTGAAGTAAAGCCGTTCGAAAGTTAAGTAAAAACTGAAGTTTAAATGCACAACTCTCAGGGGGTCAAAATACTCCCTCTcattttctatctctctctctctctctctctctctctctctctcccttgttGTTCTGCTCACTATGGAGCATGTCGTGACATGCCCGGCCAACAATAATTCTCCAGGATCCTCGCTCtctggctgcagcctcccatccatgtagaccccgatctccgacaggtctcgcttcacTTGATTCAGCCATCGAGTTCGTTGTGCTCCCCTGCGTCTCGTGGCGAACTAGAagtcgctgtcgaacaccttcttggtggggcatgagttcGGATTCCTAGTAGCATGCCCCAACCATTGTATCCTGCCagccttcgccaccgtcaggatgctcggttcgccgtacagctcggCAAGATCGTGGTTTATCCTTCTCCTTCAAACTCCATGCacgaacacaccgccaaagatggtctggaggatgcgtcgctcaaacacgctcAGAGTATTTGCATCCTACACTCGGATGGTCCAAGACCCGTGTCCATAGAGGATCACGCGAGCGAATTAATGTGCGATGTATCTCAGATTTTGTGCAGGCTCGAAGTCTTCTGcatctcagcagtcggtgaagcccatagtatgtccgattcccctgcacaatgcgtctccggatttcgctgctgatgtcgttgtccgaagtaacgaccaTCCCAAGATAGAAGAACACTTCTACCATTTCCAGGGTagtcgccgtcaactaatacactgcgTTCCAGTTGAGCCTTATCACGGACTGAGTCTCCGGCAAGCAGAAACTTCGTCTTCTTCGCATTGATTATTAATCCAATTCTTGCTacttcgcgtttgagtcgggtgtaTGCCTCACACACCATCGCTGTCGTCTTGCCGATGATATCGATGTCATCTGCGAATCCAAGAAATTGGAAGATCGAGGATTgtgccacggatgtcgttgtctagACCCGCGGttcgaatgacaccttccagggcgatgttgaagagcagacaggaAAGTCCGTCACCAGTGCCTCAGACACATGTGAGATTAGAACGATTCCGACATCAAGATCGACACTCTCTtcttgcactgcaccccgttcaTGGTGGCCACTAACATccggatcaacttcccagCGAAGTGGTGCCGCTGCATGATGTTCCATAGCTCATTCCGATCTATAGTGTTGTAGGCCGGCTTGAAGTCGATAAACAGGTGAAGCATTGGGATCTAGCGCTCTCGTCACTTCTGGAGGATCAGCCGAAGAGTAGAAATTTGGTCATTGATGgaacaggatctgggacaggatcttCTAGACGGCAGTGaggactgtgatggctcgAAAATTCGAGAATTCCAGCCTGTAACCCTTTTTATAGACTGCGTGAGCGACACCCAGCTTCCACTCCTCCGGTAGTTCCTCCTGCTCCCAGATTTTCACGATCAGCTGATGCATTTTGACGGTAATGACCATCTTGAAGGGCTCGGCCGCCAGTCCATCACTGTTAGCAGACTTATTACTTTTAAGTTGCTTGATGGCGCTCGAAATCTCATCATGGATgtcgctgttgttgctgctatgctgctgttgcattgGTAGTTGCCTggcgttttctttttgttgttaccTGTTTCTTTTATGCAATTCGATTGATCATGAAATTTATATTTGAATTGTTTCTGAAAGTGGTGAAACGCCCTTTACATAATTAAGTTAAGAGTTGACTGGTCAATACAACATTGCTAAAATTTGCGTTGCGTATTAAACAGATATTCtcaaatagtaaaaaaaaaacaacaattcgGATGCTTTTCTGAAGTGCGGCAACAAATATCACAAAATAATGCGCCAGTGGAGTGAAAACGAGCAGCGACCCAGAACCCAAAAGTAAGTAAAACACGGTACACCGGgatgttatttaattttagaTTTTAACTTATATTGgtaagttttgttttcatttttattgtcTGACTTGGTActtctgtgtatttttctAACGAATAGCATAGAAAAAATCTCTGGTCGTTTGGTTTCCACATTTGGTTGTGTTTGCTGTGTTATGTTTACGCTTCTCGCCTGTCCGCTCCTGTGCTACTACTGGGTCTACCTCATTCGCATTCtttatcgctttttttttcttcattttctctttctctttttccacgattcttttcttatttattttgttttcttctctaaCTGAGGATGTAACAAGTCAAATCAGTAAATATAACACATGTGTACGAGAGCTGACTGCGCTGGTAATATCTTATGTGTGactgtgtttgtatgtgtgtgggtgtgtgtgcgttttttcgtttgtttgtttgcctgttTACTTCTGCTTCCCGTTGTATATATATTTTGTATATATaagtatgtatatatatatatacttttCGGTATTTCGCCATTTTTATctcttcattttcttcttttagcTATATCTACTTTTCTCCATTTCGTTTCCTTCTTTCCTTAGGTTGTCTTGTTTGGAATGATTAATTGTATGCTTTTTGCTtgtgtctgttttgttttgttccataTGTATgttctggtgtgtgtgtgtgcttgggattgttttttttaaaggggGGACCTGGGGATAAGGAGTTATGTTTGTTTCTTGCTCGATTGGATGGGTGTCTttcttgttattattattatttttgttttactttggCAATAACTCTCGAAAGCATGGATCGCACCCTTTTGCGATACGTATAATTTAGCATTCATAGTTcgttgttttaattatttctttactTTAATTTTTCTTCTCCCCTCCTGGCTACGCATTTCTCTTCCTTCgtacgaatgtgtgtgtgggtgtgtgtgtgtgagtgttctgTTTTCAATAGAAATATTTAACAATAGTCACGATTCCTTACTGTTCACGTTTCGTTATGTTTCCCCGTATGCGCCTTGGCATCTGCTTTTGCTGCTAATAGTGTATGTCTCCGGCGTTACTTTTAACGCTGTTACTTCTTAACTACATTATCCTTTTCTGCCTAAGGGGCACATTTTGGGGCGGCGGCCAATCGACCACGTGTACCATtcacaaaaataaacagaCAGACAGATTAGAGCGCTTGCTACTTAACGATCCGTTCCGATTTACACTAAGCCGCTTCATTACTTCAACATACTAACGCGTCCTACACATTTCTGCTCTttatctctcgctctctttcttctacttttttatctctctttctctgtctctgtctctttctctctttgttCAATGGCACGATTCAATAATTTGTTGTCCTCTTACAAGAATTCCAATAGCTAAATTATTCCGGTTTTCCATAAATCACTAATTAATAGGCGTTTGCAATTAAtgtaaattcaattaaagacactttttgttcgtttgttattataatattaatgtatagtatatatatatatataatatgtatatataaacgatttgctttttttttggtttgcaacAAAGACCACTCATGAACGAGGGAGGGGCTTCGCATTTTGGCTTTTCGTTGTCTCTTCGTCCACGTCCGCTTGCAACTTAGTAAGGTAAAGGAGAAGTAGTAAAGAATGTTAGTGCCGCACTTAGTGGCTCAACTTTTGGCTCAACCTGCACTGGCTGCACTGGCGCGGTGTGGCGACGTTTCTCGTATTGggattgtttggtttgttgttttgttttgcgcgaTTCAATAAGATTTGCCtttgttttcactttcaaCTAGAATGTCTGTTTCGCTTGTCAACAGTTTGTTAGCcggtttggttttgctttcttttcacTCGCTCTTTCCCTTTGCTTTCTTCTCTGGTGGTGTACGgttacagtgtgtgtgtgtgtgtgtgtgtgtgtgtgtgtgtgtgtgtgtttgtatatagatataaaaaaatctcATCCTCTGCTGTATTGTAACACAAACGCGCGGTTTAATTGATGCTATACTCTCTGCTAGAAACTGTCCAGTCCTTTTTCCCTTCGTTACTATTCCTTGCCCAatgctgctgtttttgttttagcttATTTTATCGCCTTTTCCATTTGGACGTG is a window from the Anopheles merus strain MAF chromosome X, AmerM5.1, whole genome shotgun sequence genome containing:
- the LOC121593294 gene encoding transmembrane protein 181 codes for the protein MAASSASKPPEDASKLGYSYVTPAGMCLRLRQSLAQFSDLFSEFNKYIAPAYHHDRCERSVHMRLYSMNKREFATVFLAFFACFGLGIFIGLAGPPITVMSKVSGGSLQPNGTVAAAGDGAPGAYLARGPFVMRTPLLTTYSQQLWIIAKLTTDNTDDEMVDKKFHLSVQIEGLTVDHKPMPVYGGAHNGGTDVRNRTRHLSCSYEECDEFTVLHIGFLDYAHYIVTVQFYGLEAFHQRYNIRTVQFYFKSYNPAFTQIEIWFRFIFVLFTFIITCWFAHTLRKYPMGDWSIEQKWLSILLPLLLLFNNPLFPLIFIANSWLPGMIDALLQTTFLCGILMFWLCVYHGLRQNERKLLTFYLPKLIVVLPIWLCAVVLGIWEKCDELNDPTYSHFEDSENYNGLKVFVSIAGAMYLLYLGLLMLKAYSELRSMPYFDMRLKILTLLMLIVLSISLIVTMQHFGFDTLEDNFIAQLYTSYKSSAQFMCFYGLLNFYLYAMAYVYSPSGPAVHEPIIAKDNPTFSMINDSDEEVMYGSDEESRRPLNSACRKGNDYDSD